The following proteins are co-located in the Pedobacter sp. FW305-3-2-15-E-R2A2 genome:
- the ychF gene encoding redox-regulated ATPase YchF: protein MALQCGIVGLPNVGKSTLFNCLSNAKAQAANFPFCTIEPNIGVITVPDDRLTKLAELVQPNRIVPNTIEIVDIAGLVKGASKGEGLGNQFLGNIRATNAVIHVLRCFDDGNVIHVDGSVDPIRDKEIIDTELQLKDLDTVTKRIQKVEKMAKTDKEAKRTFDILSIIKTHLEEGKSARSAAVAAEDFEFIQDLGLLTQKPVMYVCNVDENSVINGNAYVDRVKEAVKNENAEVLVISAKIESEIAELESYEERQEFLADLGLTESGVNKLIVAAYRLLDLYTYFTAGVQEVRAWTITKGFTAPQAAGVIHTDFEKGFIRAEVIKYIDFVTLGSEAACKDAGKLGVEGKTYVVEDGDIMHFRFNV, encoded by the coding sequence GGTTTACCAAATGTTGGAAAATCCACCTTATTTAACTGTTTATCGAACGCAAAAGCTCAAGCGGCTAACTTTCCTTTCTGTACAATCGAACCTAATATCGGCGTAATTACTGTACCCGATGACAGGCTGACTAAATTGGCCGAACTGGTACAGCCAAACCGTATTGTTCCCAATACTATTGAGATTGTGGATATTGCAGGTTTGGTAAAAGGTGCTTCCAAAGGGGAAGGTTTAGGAAACCAGTTTCTGGGTAATATCAGGGCTACAAATGCCGTGATCCATGTATTGCGTTGTTTTGACGACGGAAACGTGATCCACGTAGATGGTTCCGTTGACCCTATTCGCGATAAAGAAATCATTGATACTGAATTACAGCTGAAAGATTTGGATACCGTTACCAAACGTATTCAGAAAGTAGAGAAAATGGCAAAGACCGATAAGGAAGCCAAAAGAACTTTCGACATCTTAAGCATCATCAAAACACACCTTGAAGAAGGTAAATCGGCACGTTCTGCAGCTGTTGCAGCGGAAGATTTTGAATTCATTCAGGACCTGGGCCTATTAACCCAAAAACCGGTAATGTATGTATGTAACGTAGATGAAAACTCTGTCATCAATGGAAATGCTTACGTTGACCGCGTTAAAGAAGCCGTAAAAAACGAGAACGCTGAAGTATTGGTGATCTCTGCGAAAATAGAATCAGAAATTGCTGAGCTGGAAAGTTACGAAGAACGTCAGGAATTTTTAGCTGATCTTGGTCTTACCGAGTCTGGTGTAAACAAGCTGATTGTTGCTGCTTACCGCTTATTAGACCTATATACTTATTTTACTGCAGGTGTTCAGGAAGTAAGGGCATGGACGATCACTAAAGGATTTACCGCTCCACAAGCTGCCGGTGTAATTCATACTGACTTTGAAAAAGGATTTATCCGCGCTGAAGTAATTAAATATATTGACTTTGTAACCCTGGGTTCAGAGGCTGCCTGTAAAGATGCCGGTAAATTAGGTGTCGAAGGTAAAACATATGTAGTGGAAGATGGCGACATCATGCACTTCCGCTTCAACGTATAA
- the mgtE gene encoding magnesium transporter has protein sequence MEEMIVEEIVKLLEQEDNAQLKIYLDDLNISDVEHLIDELPQHAVTFIDTLSIKRAVNVFRILDFPTQERIIKKLPGNKLAELINLLPPDDRTSLFSELKGDAVKKLIILLPAKDRVEALSLLGYEEDSVGRLMTPDYVAVKKDWTVSRVLAHIRRYGKNSETIDVIYVIDKDGVLLDDIRIREILLADPEAKIGDLTDQRLIALKANDHQEEAINIFRMNNRVALPVVDDYNVLLGIVTVDDILWIANEEYTEDMHKIGGTQALDEPYLDMPIFGLFKRRIGWLVVLFLGEMLTATAMGHFEADIAKAVILAMFVPLIISSGGNSGSQASTLIIQAMALGEITVGDWWRVMRRELISGLMLGIVLGAIGFLRIFVWTFFTTMYGPHWALIGVTVGVALVGVVLWGSLAGSMLPLILKKLGADPATSSAPFVATLVDVTGLIIYFSVAVMFLTGVLL, from the coding sequence ATGGAAGAAATGATTGTTGAAGAAATCGTAAAGCTCTTAGAGCAGGAAGACAATGCACAATTGAAGATATATTTGGATGACCTGAATATTTCAGATGTGGAGCATTTAATAGACGAACTTCCCCAACACGCAGTCACATTTATTGATACGTTGTCCATCAAAAGGGCCGTAAATGTTTTCAGAATCCTAGACTTTCCAACTCAGGAAAGAATCATTAAAAAACTTCCCGGAAATAAACTTGCAGAGCTGATTAACCTGCTGCCTCCCGATGACCGTACTTCCCTGTTCAGTGAGCTGAAAGGTGATGCCGTGAAAAAGCTGATCATTCTGCTACCTGCTAAGGACAGGGTCGAAGCACTTTCTTTGCTGGGCTATGAAGAAGACAGTGTGGGAAGGCTGATGACGCCGGATTATGTCGCAGTAAAGAAAGACTGGACGGTATCCCGCGTACTGGCACACATCAGGCGTTATGGGAAGAATTCAGAGACCATTGATGTGATCTATGTGATCGATAAAGATGGGGTGCTGCTGGACGACATCAGGATCAGGGAAATTCTCCTGGCAGATCCGGAAGCTAAAATCGGAGACCTGACAGATCAGCGTCTGATCGCCTTAAAAGCAAATGACCACCAGGAAGAAGCCATCAATATTTTCAGAATGAATAACCGGGTGGCATTACCCGTTGTAGATGATTATAATGTATTGCTTGGTATTGTAACTGTAGATGATATTCTATGGATTGCAAACGAAGAGTATACAGAAGATATGCACAAAATAGGGGGTACTCAGGCATTGGATGAACCCTATTTAGACATGCCGATTTTCGGTTTGTTTAAACGAAGAATAGGTTGGCTGGTGGTACTTTTCCTTGGAGAAATGTTAACTGCAACGGCCATGGGACATTTTGAAGCCGACATTGCGAAAGCAGTAATCCTGGCGATGTTTGTTCCGCTGATCATTTCCAGTGGAGGAAATAGCGGTTCGCAGGCTTCTACTTTGATCATCCAGGCGATGGCCTTGGGAGAGATCACGGTAGGCGATTGGTGGAGGGTCATGAGAAGGGAGCTCATTTCAGGGCTGATGCTCGGGATTGTACTGGGTGCTATCGGTTTCCTCAGGATCTTTGTCTGGACCTTCTTTACCACGATGTATGGACCACATTGGGCATTGATTGGCGTTACCGTAGGTGTCGCACTGGTTGGCGTAGTTTTATGGGGATCATTGGCAGGCTCTATGCTTCCGCTGATTTTAAAGAAACTTGGTGCTGACCCTGCAACCTCCTCTGCTCCTTTTGTAGCAACACTGGTTGACGTAACGGGTTTGATCATTTATTTCTCTGTTGCAGTGATGTTCCTGACGGGAGTGCTGCTCTAA
- a CDS encoding nucleotidyl transferase AbiEii/AbiGii toxin family protein, translating to MLYWNTVSDELRNILLKLMQASEFREFRLVGGTALSLHLGHRISVDIDLFTDATYRSIDFDAIDHYLRASFEYVAGDFGGNPGMGKSYLIGSSSDQAIKLDVYYSMDPFFQDATECDGIRLATVEEIIAMKVDVIQRGGRKKDFWDLHELLPQYDFKTMTDLHRQRFEWTHDPKLILKNFVNFQAADEDFDPICLLNKEWIFIKEDIALAIGHLN from the coding sequence ATGCTTTACTGGAACACGGTTAGTGATGAACTAAGAAATATATTACTTAAATTAATGCAAGCTAGTGAATTTCGCGAATTCAGACTGGTTGGGGGTACGGCACTAAGTCTGCACCTGGGACATAGAATTTCAGTTGATATTGATCTGTTTACCGATGCAACTTATAGATCAATTGATTTTGATGCAATTGATCATTATTTACGTGCCAGTTTTGAATACGTCGCGGGTGATTTTGGAGGCAATCCTGGAATGGGAAAATCATATTTGATTGGCAGTAGCTCTGATCAGGCAATTAAGCTCGATGTTTATTATTCTATGGATCCATTTTTTCAGGATGCAACTGAATGTGATGGAATAAGATTGGCTACGGTGGAAGAAATTATTGCGATGAAAGTAGATGTTATTCAACGTGGTGGACGGAAAAAAGATTTTTGGGATTTACATGAGCTCTTGCCACAGTATGATTTTAAAACTATGACCGATTTACATCGACAACGATTTGAATGGACACATGATCCAAAACTCATTCTTAAAAACTTTGTAAACTTTCAGGCTGCTGATGAAGATTTCGACCCAATTTGTTTACTTAATAAGGAGTGGATATTTATTAAGGAAGATATAGCGCTTGCAATTGGTCACCTAAACTGA
- a CDS encoding anthrone oxygenase family protein translates to MADLIFLLTATLTALIAGLFYAFSCAVNPGLAKLSDERYLAAMQSINKEIQNLLFLSSFMGTLLFLPVSTWLQFRVGITDSFWLLLAATFVYTIGVFGLTMFGNVPLNQALDRFNLSSAAAKEMAIQRERFEIPWKRFHRIRTVASVLTVMLVIAALVYRTGTSG, encoded by the coding sequence ATGGCTGATTTAATATTCCTCCTGACCGCAACATTAACGGCCCTCATAGCTGGGCTTTTCTATGCTTTTTCCTGCGCAGTAAATCCCGGCTTAGCCAAACTGTCTGATGAAAGGTATTTGGCTGCGATGCAGTCTATCAATAAGGAAATACAAAATCTATTATTCCTGAGCAGCTTTATGGGTACACTACTGTTCTTGCCAGTGAGTACCTGGCTACAGTTCAGGGTAGGAATAACAGATAGCTTTTGGTTATTACTGGCGGCAACATTCGTTTATACGATCGGTGTATTCGGGCTAACGATGTTTGGGAATGTGCCCTTAAATCAGGCCCTTGACCGGTTCAACTTATCATCGGCTGCTGCCAAAGAAATGGCCATACAAAGAGAAAGATTTGAAATTCCCTGGAAGAGATTCCACCGCATTCGTACGGTCGCTTCGGTTTTGACCGTGATGCTGGTGATCGCTGCGTTGGTCTATCGGACCGGAACCTCCGGGTAA
- a CDS encoding Crp/Fnr family transcriptional regulator, which yields MTELEQYVTSYFGILEAEELAVISSLFKPEILKKGEYFLMTGKASDRLSFIETGILRIFLATENKEVTQWISTKGYFVTDLSGFIFEKPARWTIQALTDTTLFTIKREDYKRIGVLMPKWHELEKLFIARCFTILEDRIFTHLSMTAEERYDLFFEHRKSLFNEVPLQYIASMLGMTPETLSRIRKK from the coding sequence ATGACAGAGCTTGAACAGTATGTAACCTCTTATTTCGGCATTTTGGAAGCAGAGGAATTAGCCGTGATCAGTTCTTTATTTAAGCCGGAAATATTAAAAAAAGGAGAATATTTTCTAATGACCGGGAAAGCTTCCGACAGGTTAAGTTTTATAGAAACCGGTATTTTAAGGATCTTTCTGGCAACAGAAAATAAAGAAGTCACCCAATGGATTTCTACGAAAGGATATTTTGTCACTGACCTCTCCGGATTCATCTTTGAAAAGCCTGCCCGATGGACAATTCAGGCATTGACAGATACTACGTTGTTTACCATTAAAAGAGAAGATTATAAAAGGATAGGGGTTCTAATGCCCAAATGGCATGAATTGGAAAAATTGTTCATTGCCAGGTGTTTTACCATTTTGGAGGACCGGATTTTTACCCACCTTTCTATGACTGCCGAAGAACGGTATGATCTGTTCTTTGAGCATCGTAAAAGTCTTTTCAATGAGGTTCCATTACAATATATTGCTTCTATGCTGGGAATGACGCCCGAAACACTGAGTCGAATCAGAAAAAAATAA
- a CDS encoding SRPBCC domain-containing protein produces MTKEIKTEILINARPESVWAILTAFDQYPNWNPFIKSISGDQAVGTQLVVRIEPPEATGMTFKPKVLAFEANKEFRWIGHLLFSGLFDGEHKFELIDHGNGTTTFIQSEKFKGILVSLFAKQLDNNTRRGFMEMNVKLKALAERS; encoded by the coding sequence ATGACAAAGGAAATTAAAACAGAAATCTTAATCAATGCAAGGCCGGAAAGTGTATGGGCCATATTAACTGCATTTGATCAATATCCGAATTGGAACCCTTTTATCAAGTCAATCAGCGGAGATCAGGCCGTTGGTACTCAGTTAGTGGTGAGAATTGAACCACCGGAAGCAACAGGGATGACTTTTAAACCAAAGGTTCTGGCATTCGAAGCCAATAAAGAATTCCGGTGGATTGGACATTTATTGTTCTCCGGGCTTTTCGATGGAGAGCATAAATTCGAGCTTATTGACCATGGAAATGGGACTACGACGTTCATTCAAAGTGAAAAATTCAAAGGCATTCTGGTTTCACTTTTCGCGAAACAACTGGATAACAATACCAGGCGGGGTTTTATGGAGATGAATGTGAAGTTGAAAGCCCTGGCAGAAAGGAGCTGA
- a CDS encoding plasmid maintenance system antidote protein, translated as MEMSLEKYKGIHPGLILDRELKKRKLKKRPFALSLPEYTQTINDITKGRRNLTPEVSLKIDRALGLEEGTMYILQAYYTIKAEQLKEQINRHPDLNLFRKALFWDTDMNKLDWEKQYKPIITRIFERGDSGEKQAIIDFYGTEKVKEVIGSTSVSSKLALFRQNK; from the coding sequence ATGGAAATGTCATTGGAAAAATATAAAGGTATCCATCCCGGCCTGATATTAGACCGTGAGCTTAAGAAAAGAAAACTTAAGAAGCGCCCGTTTGCACTTTCATTGCCAGAGTATACTCAAACGATTAACGATATTACAAAGGGTAGGCGTAACCTTACTCCCGAAGTATCTTTAAAAATAGACCGCGCCCTTGGTCTGGAAGAAGGAACGATGTACATTCTGCAGGCTTATTATACGATTAAAGCAGAGCAACTGAAAGAACAGATTAATCGTCATCCAGATTTGAATCTCTTTCGTAAAGCTCTTTTTTGGGATACAGATATGAATAAACTTGATTGGGAGAAGCAATACAAACCAATCATCACAAGGATATTTGAACGTGGAGACTCCGGTGAAAAACAAGCTATTATCGATTTTTATGGCACGGAGAAAGTGAAAGAGGTTATCGGAAGCACGTCTGTTTCAAGTAAATTAGCTTTATTCAGGCAAAACAAATAA
- the ccsA gene encoding cytochrome c biogenesis protein CcsA — MIKSLGKILFSTRTMGAMLLLYAFSMAMATFVENDYGTAVAKALVYNCWWFELVMVILVLNFIGNIGRYQLTQRKKWPLLVFHLAFIVIFIGGYITRYISFEGSMHIREGEASNEIISDATFFKVQIGKDDQALAYDDVPAILISNNIPTYLKPFKKTFKAEYDYNGERVKMKVIDFYARAQDSLVREASGRPTLHLVVLENGKRVNKYIPSGSVQLMQNMLVSYNKPTPGTINIEDANGALQITSPYPGNYMVMATQEKKTVEGNTAPQAFNLRSLYTIGALAFVVPEGPIPGRITYFEGDKKNHEHDPDLVKLEITTSNAKDTVSFYGGKGMTNFQHQSEIGGLRVSLAYGSKIYKSPFTLKLVDFKMEKYPGSNSPAAYSSDVMIQEETGERPYKIFMNHVLDHSGYRFFQASFDDDEKGTVLSVNHDYWGTNVTYIGYTLLFLGMFVTLFWKGTHFSKLNEQLKTISKSKTLILLLLFLPLGAAFSQQTDQKIDMHGTDGKTPMPAAGMPQAEHDHVHTEGDGHDHGPANADQPAKHVHDQDYMADVQKLLSAKNANAQEFAASIKIDKAHADSFGYLLVQNIDGRIEPINTMALEILRKLHRKDHLYNLSANQFFLSVSSSPFTWMNVPFIKVGSKGGPELLKAVKANEEGYTSMINLLTISPEGALEFVLKEQYLKSFAKKPAEQGSYDKDVIDLNDKLQAMQQLVDGQYLRIFPIAGDTNNTWIAMPPSDPSNKSIVSSALDPYVKSIKAAALSGNWDGANIALNVIKDIQLKFGKDVVPSQSKINWEVSYNSWNIFLNLMITYALLGTVILTLAFFKLFKSSKMLDRLVTFTLILISVAAILQAVGLGARWYISGHEPWSNGYEAVLFISWIGVLSGLLMYRNSNAFIPAAGCLIAVILMGFAHGGSQMNPQITPLVPVLKSYWLMIHVAIITSSYGFFGLSALLGMVVLVLYIIDSKKISAKVKASVTELTIVNEMSLTVGLFLLTIGTFLGGIWANESWGRYWSWDPKETWAFISVIVYAFVMHVRLIPNLKSKYLFNLLSLLSFSTIIMTYFGVNYYLTGLHSYAQGDPVPIPSWVYITMGVVFLLAVVSYKRYQARNTKKVSK, encoded by the coding sequence ATGATTAAAAGTTTAGGAAAAATACTCTTCTCCACCCGTACGATGGGTGCCATGCTCTTGTTATATGCTTTTTCCATGGCCATGGCCACCTTTGTGGAGAACGATTATGGAACGGCTGTAGCCAAAGCATTGGTTTATAATTGCTGGTGGTTTGAGCTCGTAATGGTGATCCTCGTCCTTAACTTCATCGGAAATATTGGAAGGTATCAACTTACACAACGTAAAAAGTGGCCACTATTGGTCTTTCACCTTGCCTTTATCGTCATATTTATCGGCGGATACATTACCAGGTACATCAGTTTTGAAGGATCTATGCACATCCGTGAAGGGGAAGCCAGTAATGAAATCATTTCGGATGCTACTTTTTTCAAAGTACAGATTGGAAAAGACGATCAGGCATTGGCCTATGATGATGTTCCGGCTATTCTGATCTCAAACAATATTCCGACCTATCTTAAACCATTTAAAAAAACTTTTAAAGCCGAATACGACTACAATGGCGAACGGGTAAAGATGAAGGTCATTGACTTTTATGCAAGGGCTCAGGATTCCCTGGTTCGTGAAGCATCAGGCAGGCCTACCCTACACCTGGTGGTCTTGGAAAACGGCAAAAGAGTGAACAAATACATTCCTTCAGGAAGTGTTCAGCTGATGCAGAACATGTTGGTGAGCTACAATAAGCCTACTCCGGGTACCATTAACATAGAGGATGCCAATGGCGCCTTGCAAATCACTTCTCCATATCCGGGAAATTACATGGTGATGGCCACCCAGGAAAAGAAAACCGTAGAAGGAAATACCGCTCCACAAGCGTTCAATTTAAGAAGTCTGTACACCATTGGTGCTTTGGCATTTGTGGTTCCCGAAGGCCCGATCCCAGGCCGCATCACTTATTTTGAAGGAGATAAGAAAAATCACGAACATGATCCTGACCTGGTAAAACTGGAGATCACCACTTCAAATGCAAAGGACACCGTTTCTTTTTATGGAGGAAAAGGGATGACCAATTTCCAGCATCAAAGTGAAATCGGCGGACTGAGAGTCTCTTTAGCCTACGGATCAAAAATATATAAATCTCCTTTTACCCTTAAGCTGGTCGACTTTAAAATGGAAAAATACCCGGGAAGTAACAGTCCTGCGGCCTACTCTTCCGACGTCATGATTCAGGAAGAAACCGGCGAACGCCCTTATAAAATCTTTATGAACCATGTTTTAGACCATTCCGGATACCGCTTCTTTCAGGCGAGTTTCGACGATGACGAAAAAGGAACCGTACTTTCTGTGAACCATGATTACTGGGGTACCAACGTAACTTACATTGGTTATACCCTGCTTTTCCTTGGTATGTTTGTGACTTTATTCTGGAAGGGAACACATTTCTCTAAATTAAATGAGCAATTGAAGACCATTTCCAAATCCAAGACCCTGATCTTATTGCTGTTGTTCTTACCCCTTGGTGCTGCTTTCAGTCAGCAGACCGATCAGAAGATAGACATGCATGGAACCGATGGAAAAACACCTATGCCGGCTGCCGGGATGCCTCAGGCAGAACACGACCACGTGCATACTGAAGGTGACGGTCATGACCATGGCCCCGCCAATGCTGACCAGCCTGCAAAACATGTCCACGATCAGGATTACATGGCAGATGTACAAAAGCTTTTAAGTGCAAAAAATGCAAATGCGCAGGAGTTCGCCGCGTCCATTAAAATTGACAAAGCCCATGCAGATAGCTTCGGATACCTGCTGGTACAAAATATAGACGGACGAATTGAGCCCATCAATACCATGGCCCTTGAAATCCTGAGAAAACTACACCGCAAAGACCATTTATACAACCTGAGCGCAAATCAGTTCTTTCTTTCTGTTTCCAGCTCGCCATTCACATGGATGAATGTTCCTTTTATAAAGGTTGGTTCGAAAGGCGGTCCGGAACTGCTAAAAGCAGTGAAAGCCAATGAAGAGGGCTATACCTCAATGATCAATTTATTGACCATTAGTCCGGAAGGCGCATTAGAATTTGTGTTAAAAGAACAGTACCTGAAATCATTTGCAAAGAAACCAGCTGAACAGGGGAGCTATGATAAAGATGTAATCGATCTTAATGATAAGCTACAAGCCATGCAGCAATTGGTTGATGGCCAGTACCTGCGCATCTTTCCGATTGCCGGCGACACCAATAATACCTGGATTGCCATGCCTCCTTCCGATCCTTCCAACAAATCGATCGTATCCAGTGCATTGGACCCTTATGTAAAAAGCATCAAGGCTGCAGCACTATCCGGAAACTGGGATGGCGCAAATATCGCGTTAAATGTCATCAAAGACATCCAGCTTAAATTCGGGAAAGATGTAGTCCCTTCTCAGTCAAAGATCAACTGGGAAGTGAGTTACAATTCCTGGAACATCTTCCTGAACCTCATGATCACTTATGCTTTGTTAGGAACAGTAATCCTGACGCTGGCATTTTTCAAACTATTTAAATCTTCTAAAATGCTGGACAGGCTGGTGACTTTCACCTTAATCCTGATCAGTGTTGCCGCCATACTTCAGGCAGTAGGCCTGGGTGCACGTTGGTACATTTCCGGACATGAGCCATGGAGTAACGGTTATGAAGCCGTCTTGTTTATTAGCTGGATCGGCGTCTTATCCGGTTTACTGATGTACAGAAACAGCAACGCTTTTATTCCCGCAGCAGGTTGTCTTATTGCGGTAATTCTAATGGGATTTGCTCATGGAGGATCACAGATGAACCCACAGATTACCCCATTGGTTCCGGTGCTTAAATCTTACTGGCTGATGATTCACGTCGCCATCATTACTTCCAGCTATGGCTTCTTTGGCCTCAGCGCCCTGTTGGGGATGGTCGTCCTGGTGCTTTACATCATCGACAGCAAAAAGATCAGCGCCAAAGTAAAAGCCTCGGTAACGGAGCTTACCATCGTAAATGAAATGTCTTTAACAGTAGGCTTATTCCTATTGACGATAGGTACCTTTTTAGGAGGAATATGGGCCAATGAAAGCTGGGGACGTTACTGGAGCTGGGACCCTAAAGAAACATGGGCTTTCATATCGGTGATCGTTTATGCCTTTGTCATGCACGTCCGTCTGATTCCAAATCTAAAGAGCAAGTATTTATTTAACCTGTTGTCATTATTGAGCTTTTCGACCATCATTATGACTTATTTCGGCGTAAATTATTACCTGACGGGTTTACACTCTTATGCACAGGGTGATCCTGTTCCCATCCCATCATGGGTATACATCACCATGGGTGTCGTCTTCCTTTTAGCGGTAGTTTCTTATAAACGATACCAGGCCAGGAATACCAAAAAGGTCAGCAAATAA